A genomic window from Glycine soja cultivar W05 chromosome 10, ASM419377v2, whole genome shotgun sequence includes:
- the LOC114369769 gene encoding CBL-interacting serine/threonine-protein kinase 4-like — translation MEPPLQQKSPQPPPRTATILGKYQLTRFLGRGSFAKVYQGRSLVDGSAVAVKIIDKSKTVDAGMEPRIIREIDAMRRLHHHPNILKIHEVLATKTKIHLVVELAAGGELFAKISRRGKLPESTARRYFQQLVSALRFCHRNGVAHRDLKPQNLLLDGDGNLKVSDFGLSALPEQLKNGLLHTACGTPAYTAPEILRRSGGYDGSKADAWSCGLILFVFLAGHLPFDDTNIPAMCKKISRRDYQFPEWISKPARFVIHKLLDPNPETRISLESLFGNAWFKKSLNPETAEENALGLSYVKSSYNYEGSKKSSGVTAFDIISMSSGLDLTRLFETTSDLGSKREKRFSSSARVEVVEEKVKEVGGVLGFKIEVGKSNGAIALVKGKVALVFEVLEIVPHELLFVAVKVVEGALEFEEHHWGDWKDALQDLVLSWHNQES, via the coding sequence ATGGAACCGCCATTGCAGCAAAAATCGCCGCAACCGCCACCACGAACCGCCACCATCCTCGGGAAGTACCAGCTGACGCGCTTCCTCGGCCGCGGAAGCTTCGCCAAGGTCTACCAGGGGAGATCCCTCGTCGACGGCTCCGCCGTCGCCGTGAAAATAATCGACAAATCGAAAACCGTGGACGCCGGCATGGAGCCACGTATAATCCGCGAGATCGACGCCATGCGCCGCCTCCACCACCACCCTAACATCCTCAAAATCCACGAGGTGCTCGCAACCAAGACCAAGATCCACCTCGTCGTGGAGCTCGCCGCTGGCGGCGAGCTCTTCGCCAAAATCTCCCGCCGCGGAAAGCTACCGGAGTCCACCGCGCGCCGCTACTTCCAGCAGCTCGTTTCGGCGTTGCGGTTCTGCCACCGCAACGGCGTGGCCCACCGCGACCTGAAGCCGCAGAACCTCCTCCTCGACGGCGACGGAAACCTCAAGGTCTCCGACTTCGGGCTCTCCGCACTGCCGGAGCAGCTCAAGAACGGCCTCCTCCACACCGCCTGCGGCACGCCGGCGTACACCGCGCCGGAGATACTCCGCCGGAGCGGCGGCTACGACGGGTCCAAGGCCGACGCCTGGTCCTGCGGCCTCATCCTCTTCGTCTTCCTTGCCGGACACCTCCCGTTCGACGACACCAACATTCCGGCGATGTGCAAAAAAATTTCCCGACGAGATTACCAGTTCCCGGAGTGGATTTCAAAACCAGCCCGTTTTGTTATCCACAAATTACTCGACCCGAATCCGGAAACCCGAATTAGCCTGGAGTCCCTGTTTGGGAACGCGTGGTTTAAGAAATCACTAAACCCGGAAACGGCGGAAGAAAACGCGTTGGGGCTGAGTTATGTGAAGAGTAGTTATAATTACGAAGGGAGTAAAAAAAGTTCGGGAGTGACAGCGTTTGACATAATATCGATGTCTTCGGGTTTGGATTTGACGAGGTTGTTCGAAACGACGTCGGATTTGGGGAGTAAAAGAGAGAAGAGGTTTAGTTCGAGTGCGAGAGTTGAGGTGGTGGAAGAGAAAGTTAAGGAAGTGGGTGGGGTATTGGGGTTTAAGATTGAGGTTGGGAAGAGTAACGGTGCAATTGctttggtgaaagggaaggtgGCTTTGGTGTTTGAGGTGCTTGAGATTGTGCCTCATGAACTTCTTTTTGTGGCGGTTAAGGTGGTGGAGGGTGCGTTGGAGTTTGAGGAACATCATTGGGGGGATTGGAAAGATGCCTTGCAAGATCTCGTGCTCTCTTGGCACAACCAAGAATCGTGA